The Lysobacter gummosus genome includes a region encoding these proteins:
- a CDS encoding CinA family protein encodes MTADASDIALQRLAQQIGEDARLNHHMLVTAESCTGGWIAKTLTDIAGSSAWFECGLVAYSYEAKQALLSVRPQTLEQFGAVSRETVIEMVSGALANTGATIGVAVTGIAGPGGGTEDKPVGTVWIAWKRRGGYPRAEVFHFDGDREAVRRQTVAAALMGMQALVA; translated from the coding sequence ATGACCGCAGACGCCTCCGACATCGCCTTGCAGCGCCTCGCCCAGCAGATCGGCGAGGACGCCCGCCTCAATCACCACATGCTGGTCACCGCCGAAAGTTGCACCGGCGGCTGGATCGCCAAGACCCTGACCGATATCGCCGGTTCCTCGGCCTGGTTCGAGTGCGGGCTGGTCGCGTACAGCTACGAGGCCAAGCAGGCCCTGCTCAGCGTGCGTCCGCAGACGCTGGAACAGTTCGGCGCGGTCAGCCGCGAGACCGTGATCGAAATGGTCTCCGGCGCCCTGGCCAATACCGGAGCGACCATCGGTGTCGCGGTGACCGGCATCGCCGGGCCCGGCGGCGGCACCGAGGACAAGCCGGTCGGCACGGTCTGGATTGCCTGGAAACGCCGCGGCGGCTATCCGCGCGCGGAAGTCTTCCACTTCGACGGCGATCGCGAGGCGGTGCGCCGCCAGACCGTGGCCGCGGCCTTGATGGGCATGCAGGCGCTGGTCGCCTGA
- a CDS encoding TolB family protein — MTSLIKPLAQASAALALCAGLSSPSFAAATAPVQTAPTIFSPGVISGAGHDAAPAFTPDGDTVYFGRQAPDTAAIMESHRIADGWSEPRIADFSGEWSDMEPSMAPDGSYMVYVSNRPARAGDKPGDGFYNGKAWPGKASALWQVRRTGKGWSAPERLPEQINRSTSIYAPTVAADGSLYFMQPNTKTGNFQLFRSQMRDGRFEEPQPLPFSGGEQNDVDPAVAPDESFLIFGSRREPASKSMDLFVVFRGGAGWGTPQWLGDVVNGPNSDAEARLSPDLKTLYFSSERTVPVGYPRTREQTRADLKRIAAWDNSLYNIWQVPLRPLLEKYRGEFGAR; from the coding sequence ATGACTTCCTTGATCAAACCGCTGGCGCAAGCGTCGGCGGCATTGGCGCTGTGCGCCGGTTTGTCGTCGCCGTCGTTCGCCGCCGCGACTGCGCCTGTGCAAACCGCGCCTACGATTTTCTCGCCCGGGGTGATCTCCGGCGCCGGCCACGACGCCGCGCCCGCGTTCACGCCCGACGGCGACACCGTCTACTTCGGCCGGCAGGCGCCGGACACTGCGGCGATCATGGAATCGCACCGCATCGCCGATGGCTGGAGCGAGCCGCGCATCGCGGATTTCTCCGGCGAATGGAGCGACATGGAGCCATCGATGGCACCCGACGGCTCGTACATGGTCTACGTGTCCAACCGTCCGGCGCGCGCCGGCGACAAGCCCGGCGATGGGTTCTACAACGGCAAGGCCTGGCCGGGCAAAGCCAGCGCGCTATGGCAGGTGCGCCGCACCGGCAAGGGCTGGAGCGCGCCGGAGCGTCTGCCGGAACAGATCAACCGCAGCACCTCGATCTACGCCCCAACCGTCGCCGCCGACGGTTCGCTGTACTTCATGCAGCCCAACACCAAGACCGGCAATTTCCAACTGTTCCGCAGCCAGATGCGCGATGGCCGGTTCGAGGAGCCGCAGCCGCTGCCATTCAGCGGCGGCGAGCAGAACGACGTCGATCCGGCGGTGGCGCCGGACGAATCGTTCCTGATCTTCGGCTCGCGGCGCGAACCGGCGAGCAAGTCGATGGATCTGTTCGTGGTGTTCCGCGGCGGCGCAGGCTGGGGCACGCCGCAGTGGCTGGGCGATGTGGTCAACGGCCCGAACTCGGATGCCGAAGCGCGCTTGAGTCCGGATCTGAAGACGTTGTACTTCAGCAGCGAACGCACGGTGCCGGTGGGGTATCCGCGGACCCGCGAGCAGACCCGCGCCGATCTGAAGCGCATCGCTGCCTGGGATAATTCGCTTTACAACATCTGGCAGGTGCCATTGCGGCCGTTGTTGGAGAAGTATCGCGGGGAGTTTGGGGCGCGTTGA
- a CDS encoding TonB-dependent receptor has translation MIARSPGRKSLSLAIAFGLAAFASQTQAQQAAAPPQQEEAKTLAGLTVTAQKREEAMQDVPISITALPEQLLRDTGVRDVKDVQLLVPGLTVSSTQSEVQTVARIRGIGTVGDNAGLESSVGVVIDGVYRPRNGVGFGDLGEIERIEVLKGPQGTVFGKNTSAGVINVITRRPSYDTTVEGELTIGNYGALGAAGSLNTTIGENAAFRIYGAKRKRDGFTDVEVGRGPRGEREDGDQNFHTLRGQLLLEPTENLDINLIADFTSREENCCVGLTTVRGPTSAIINGLVGGIGVAPVADPFARRAWSNRPTTQDIKDKGISAEVNWITPWFGGATLTSITASRDWQAINGLDFDFTTADMIYRDADPDESFTGFKQFSQEFRLTGATDKLDWMVGLFYADEDLKRNDSYSLGAHYEPYLSTAVLSQIAARFPAGMVNTANAATFLSQAAGRPFGSSFGGLGALDRYQQNSKSVALFTNNTWHATDQLDITLGLRYTKENKELDSVYSNPNGGLGCGAALSNPARVGQALAARGVPVAALGALVPQVVGFMCLPWANTLHNGRVTNQERDEKEWSGTLKAAYRWNEHVMGYASAARGYKAGGFNLDRVQSSNGLSAGTAGIAPVNDTSFPGEFVDSYELGAKTTWAGGNLLLNATLFHQTYTDFQLNSFLGTSFVVRSIPEVVSQGIDTEIMWQTGLKGLMLQGGVMYADTKYGDDPLPDADLAKLPGARASFAPLWSASASVTYQWDFASDLVGRFNIGAKYSSDYNTGSDLDPEKSQDAYTVVNARLGFGAKNRRWMIEAWAMNLFDEEYKQVGFDAPLQTGSWNAFLGAPRTYGMTFRVMY, from the coding sequence ATGATCGCTCGCTCGCCGGGTCGCAAGTCCTTGTCCTTGGCCATCGCATTCGGCCTGGCCGCTTTCGCTTCGCAGACGCAGGCGCAACAAGCCGCCGCGCCGCCGCAGCAAGAGGAAGCCAAGACGCTCGCCGGTCTGACCGTCACCGCGCAAAAACGCGAGGAGGCGATGCAGGACGTGCCGATCTCGATCACCGCCTTGCCCGAGCAACTGCTGCGCGACACCGGCGTGCGCGACGTCAAGGACGTGCAACTGCTGGTGCCGGGCCTGACCGTCAGCAGCACCCAGAGCGAGGTGCAGACGGTGGCGCGCATCCGCGGCATCGGCACGGTAGGCGACAACGCCGGTCTGGAGTCTTCGGTCGGCGTGGTCATCGACGGCGTGTATCGCCCGCGCAACGGCGTGGGTTTCGGCGACCTGGGCGAGATCGAGCGCATCGAAGTGCTCAAGGGCCCGCAGGGCACGGTGTTCGGCAAGAACACCTCGGCCGGCGTGATCAACGTGATCACCCGCCGTCCGAGCTACGACACCACGGTGGAGGGCGAACTCACCATCGGCAACTACGGCGCGCTCGGCGCGGCCGGTTCGCTCAACACCACGATCGGCGAAAACGCCGCCTTCCGCATCTACGGCGCCAAGCGCAAGCGCGACGGCTTCACCGATGTAGAAGTCGGCCGCGGCCCGCGCGGCGAGCGCGAGGACGGCGACCAGAACTTCCACACCTTGCGCGGCCAGCTGCTGTTGGAGCCGACCGAGAACCTCGACATCAACCTGATCGCGGACTTCACCAGCCGCGAAGAAAACTGCTGCGTCGGCCTGACCACGGTGCGCGGGCCGACCTCGGCGATCATCAACGGCCTGGTCGGCGGCATCGGCGTGGCGCCGGTGGCCGATCCGTTCGCGCGCCGCGCGTGGAGCAACCGCCCGACCACGCAGGACATCAAGGACAAGGGCATTTCCGCCGAGGTCAACTGGATCACGCCGTGGTTCGGCGGCGCCACTCTGACCTCGATCACCGCCTCGCGCGATTGGCAGGCGATCAACGGCCTGGACTTCGATTTCACCACCGCCGACATGATCTACCGCGACGCCGATCCGGACGAATCGTTCACCGGCTTCAAGCAGTTCAGCCAGGAATTCCGCCTGACCGGCGCGACCGACAAGCTCGACTGGATGGTCGGGCTGTTCTATGCCGACGAAGACCTCAAGCGCAACGACTCCTACAGCCTGGGCGCGCACTACGAGCCGTATCTGTCCACCGCCGTGCTGAGCCAGATCGCCGCGCGTTTCCCGGCCGGCATGGTCAACACCGCCAACGCCGCGACCTTCCTGTCGCAGGCGGCGGGGCGTCCGTTCGGCAGCAGCTTCGGCGGCCTCGGCGCGCTCGACCGTTATCAGCAGAACAGCAAGAGCGTGGCGTTGTTCACGAACAACACCTGGCACGCGACCGATCAGCTCGATATCACCCTGGGCCTGCGCTACACCAAGGAAAACAAGGAACTCGATTCGGTCTACAGCAATCCCAATGGCGGCCTGGGCTGCGGCGCGGCGCTGTCGAATCCGGCGCGGGTCGGCCAGGCGCTGGCCGCGCGCGGCGTGCCGGTCGCAGCGCTCGGCGCGCTGGTGCCGCAGGTGGTCGGCTTCATGTGCCTGCCGTGGGCCAACACCTTGCACAACGGCCGGGTGACCAATCAGGAACGCGACGAGAAGGAATGGTCGGGCACGTTGAAGGCGGCGTATCGCTGGAACGAGCACGTGATGGGCTACGCCTCGGCCGCGCGCGGCTACAAGGCCGGCGGTTTCAATCTCGATCGCGTGCAGTCTTCCAACGGCCTGTCGGCGGGCACCGCCGGCATCGCGCCGGTCAACGACACCTCGTTCCCGGGCGAGTTCGTCGATAGCTACGAGTTGGGCGCCAAGACCACCTGGGCCGGCGGCAACCTGTTGCTCAACGCGACCTTGTTCCACCAGACCTATACCGACTTCCAGCTCAACAGCTTCCTGGGCACCAGCTTCGTGGTGCGTTCGATCCCGGAAGTGGTGTCGCAGGGCATCGACACCGAAATCATGTGGCAGACCGGCCTCAAGGGCCTGATGCTGCAGGGCGGCGTGATGTACGCCGACACCAAGTACGGCGACGATCCCTTGCCCGATGCCGACCTCGCCAAGCTGCCCGGCGCGCGCGCGAGCTTCGCGCCGCTGTGGTCGGCCTCGGCGTCGGTGACGTACCAGTGGGATTTCGCCTCCGATCTGGTCGGCCGCTTCAACATCGGCGCGAAGTATTCCTCCGACTACAACACCGGTTCCGACCTCGACCCGGAGAAGTCGCAGGACGCCTACACCGTGGTCAACGCGCGCCTGGGCTTCGGCGCCAAGAACCGGCGCTGGATGATCGAAGCCTGGGCGATGAATCTGTTCGACGAGGAATACAAGCAGGTCGGCTTCGACGCGCCGCTGCAGACCGGTTCGTGGAATGCCTTCCTCGGAGCACCGCGTACCTATGGCATGACCTTCCGGGTGATGTACTGA